In Chryseobacterium shigense, the following proteins share a genomic window:
- the yidD gene encoding membrane protein insertion efficiency factor YidD has translation MKLTFNKIISFPLVILIKFYQWFISPLLPKNCRYEPTCSHYMVEALQVHGIFRGLRMGIKRISKCHPWGGSGYDPVPPKKLNQ, from the coding sequence TTGAAACTTACATTCAATAAAATCATCAGTTTTCCTTTGGTAATTTTGATCAAATTTTACCAATGGTTTATTTCGCCCCTACTTCCCAAAAACTGCCGTTACGAACCTACCTGTTCCCATTATATGGTGGAAGCCCTTCAGGTACATGGCATATTCAGGGGATTGCGGATGGGAATAAAAAGAATTTCAAAATGCCATCCCTGGGGAGGCAGCGGTTACGACCCTGTTCCACCGAAAAAATTAAATCAGTAA
- the lgt gene encoding prolipoprotein diacylglyceryl transferase codes for METSFKIWDPAKGIKIWSSTLHFYSLMFVFAFGFGYLLMSKIFKIDNVNQKYLEPLFTWTLIGTILGARLGHVIFYQPELFKEDFWSVFLPISTKNGIKFTGFAGLASHGATIALIFTTLYYSFKIIKKNPFWVYDRLGIVVALGGAFVRLGNFFNSEIVGKAVDPNSPLAILFPQQSSEYGPTVPRYPGQLLEAIGYVCLFILLWILYRTTNKKYQQGWLFGLFFIILWAIRFFVEFLKEPQGDEFIHIGGLNTGQVLSIPFMIAGVVIMIISKKFKITQAENEKPE; via the coding sequence CTGGAGACTTCTTTTAAAATCTGGGACCCTGCAAAAGGTATTAAAATATGGTCAAGCACATTGCATTTCTACAGCTTGATGTTTGTTTTTGCTTTCGGTTTTGGTTATCTTTTAATGTCGAAGATCTTTAAAATTGACAATGTAAACCAGAAATACCTGGAACCGCTTTTTACCTGGACATTAATCGGAACTATCCTGGGAGCGAGATTAGGCCACGTTATTTTTTATCAGCCTGAACTGTTTAAAGAGGATTTCTGGAGTGTATTTTTACCGATAAGCACTAAAAACGGAATTAAATTTACAGGTTTTGCAGGACTTGCAAGTCATGGCGCAACGATAGCCTTGATTTTCACCACTTTATATTATTCATTTAAGATCATTAAGAAAAATCCTTTCTGGGTGTATGACAGACTTGGAATTGTGGTTGCTTTAGGTGGCGCATTTGTAAGACTGGGGAATTTCTTCAACTCTGAAATTGTAGGAAAAGCCGTTGACCCGAACTCTCCTCTTGCTATACTTTTCCCACAGCAAAGCAGTGAATACGGTCCAACCGTTCCGCGCTATCCGGGGCAGCTTCTCGAAGCCATCGGATATGTATGTCTTTTCATTTTATTATGGATTCTATACAGAACAACCAATAAAAAATACCAGCAGGGATGGCTGTTTGGGCTGTTTTTCATTATCCTTTGGGCAATCAGGTTCTTTGTTGAATTCCTGAAAGAGCCTCAGGGAGATGAGTTTATTCACATCGGCGGCCTGAATACGGGACAGGTACTTTCCATTCCGTTTATGATTGCCGGAGTTGTTATTATGATTATTTCAAAAAAGTTTAAAATTACCCAGGCAGAAAACGAAAAACCTGAATAA
- a CDS encoding replication-associated recombination protein A, producing the protein MSQNIPLAEKLRPKTLDEVLGQEHLTGEKGTIRKMIENNTLNSLIFWGPPGTGKTTLAEIISEKSGRKFYKLSAVSSGVKDVRDVIEDAKKQNLFSGKSPILFIDEIHRFNKSQQDSLLHAVEKGWIVLIGATTENPSFEVVSALLSRSQVYVLKALSYEKLEELIDIALQSYNKDEGTGFKIIEKEAFIQYSGGDARKLINSVELVLNQYRNSDTKEISNADVLAVLQETMALYDKNGEQHYDIISAFIKSMRGGDPNGAVYWLARMIAGGEDIKFIARRMLILAAEDIGLANPNALVIANNCFQAINVIGNPEARIILSETAVYLAVSPKSNSTYMAINDALALVKQTGNLPVPLHLRNAPTKLMKDLDYGKEYKYAHSYEGNFVEQDFLPEEIRNAKLYQPGDNATEKKIYEELKKKWNDRY; encoded by the coding sequence TTGAGCCAAAATATACCATTAGCCGAAAAATTAAGACCTAAAACCCTTGACGAAGTTCTTGGCCAGGAACATCTTACCGGTGAAAAAGGCACGATCAGGAAAATGATCGAGAATAATACATTGAATTCCCTTATTTTCTGGGGCCCTCCCGGTACCGGAAAAACAACGCTGGCTGAAATCATTTCTGAAAAATCCGGCAGGAAGTTTTATAAGCTTTCGGCAGTTTCTTCAGGGGTGAAAGATGTACGTGATGTAATTGAAGACGCTAAAAAGCAAAACCTGTTTTCAGGAAAGTCTCCCATTTTATTCATAGATGAGATCCACAGGTTCAATAAATCCCAGCAGGATTCATTATTGCATGCTGTTGAGAAAGGATGGATCGTATTAATTGGCGCTACTACGGAAAATCCAAGTTTTGAAGTGGTGTCCGCACTTTTGTCAAGAAGCCAGGTGTATGTTTTAAAAGCCTTAAGTTATGAAAAACTTGAAGAACTTATAGATATTGCCTTACAGAGCTACAATAAAGATGAGGGAACCGGTTTTAAGATCATAGAAAAAGAAGCTTTCATACAGTATTCGGGTGGAGATGCCAGAAAGCTGATCAATTCTGTAGAGCTTGTTCTCAACCAGTACAGGAATTCAGACACAAAAGAGATCAGTAATGCAGATGTTCTGGCTGTTCTGCAGGAAACGATGGCGCTCTATGATAAAAACGGTGAGCAGCATTATGATATTATCTCTGCTTTTATAAAATCCATGCGTGGCGGTGACCCGAACGGTGCCGTTTACTGGCTGGCAAGAATGATTGCGGGTGGGGAAGATATCAAGTTTATCGCGCGAAGGATGCTTATTCTAGCTGCTGAAGATATAGGATTGGCCAATCCGAACGCTTTGGTGATTGCAAACAACTGTTTCCAGGCAATTAATGTGATCGGGAATCCGGAAGCAAGGATTATTTTGAGTGAAACAGCCGTTTATCTTGCCGTGTCCCCTAAAAGCAATTCTACTTACATGGCTATTAATGATGCACTGGCTCTTGTAAAGCAAACCGGAAATCTCCCTGTGCCCCTGCATTTGAGAAATGCACCAACCAAGCTTATGAAAGACCTTGATTATGGTAAAGAATATAAATATGCTCATTCCTATGAAGGAAATTTTGTAGAACAGGACTTTTTGCCTGAGGAAATCAGGAATGCAAAGCTTTACCAGCCGGGGGACAATGCTACGGAAAAGAAAATCTACGAAGAACTTAAGAAAAAATGGAATGACAGATATTGA